A genomic stretch from Physeter macrocephalus isolate SW-GA chromosome 12, ASM283717v5, whole genome shotgun sequence includes:
- the LOC102982097 gene encoding LOW QUALITY PROTEIN: 40S ribosomal protein S21-like (The sequence of the model RefSeq protein was modified relative to this genomic sequence to represent the inferred CDS: deleted 1 base in 1 codon; substituted 1 base at 1 genomic stop codon) has protein sequence MSWDSRLEGRLRDRNQRFLQQSRCEELMRRTKKYDEDGERCAVNVQKDTGEFADLYVRRKCSASGRLIGAKDQASIQMNVAEGDKVTSRFNSPFETYTICVGIHRVGESDDSILXLAKAKGILSKNY, from the exons ATGTCCTGGGACAGCAGACTGGAGGGTAGATTGAGAGATCGAAACCAGAGGTTTCTTCAGCAATCCAGATGTGAAGAGCTAATGAGGAGGACCAAGAAGTATGATGAGGATGGAGAGAG ATGCGCCGTCAACGTGCAGAAGGACACCGGCGAGTTTGCGGACCTGTACGTGCGGCGAAAATGCTCTGCCAGCGGCCGCCTCATCGGCGCCAAGGACCAAGCGTCCATCCAGATGAACGTGGCCGAGGGTGACAAGGTGACGAGCAGGTTCAACAGCCCGTTTGAAACCTACACTATCTGCGTGGGCATTCACAGGGTGGGGGAA TCAGATGACTCCATTCTCTGACTGGCCAAGGCCAAAGGCATCCTCTCGAAGAACTACTGA